The Desulfovibrio sp. genome includes a region encoding these proteins:
- a CDS encoding FAD-dependent oxidoreductase: protein MKKLLILGAGAGGTMIATKMRKLLSEREWEITLIDRDPVHHYQPGWLLVPFGVDTPQGCVRPKKDFISRGVNFVLDTITAVDPIQRKVECKNSSHTYDWIVVASGARIAPDEVPGLLDDWGGKIHNFYTHDGAAALGDKLKHFKKGRLVLHICETPIKCPVAPLEFVYMADWYLQKMGVRKDVEIELVTPLTGAFTKPVANNILGALCEQKGIKVTTNWTVDSVEADRAVISSVTGDEIPYDLLVSIPPNLGQEFLIESEVSDVTGFIDTDKELLKSKKFENMYIIGDATNVPASKAGSVAHFEADVIAQNLMADIEGTDNYYRFDGHTNCFIVTGFEKASLIDFSYAVEPLPGMFPLPGVGPFELLGESHINYWGKLMFKWVYYNLMLKGHELPFEPNMYLAGKDTSLLRSK, encoded by the coding sequence ATGAAAAAATTGCTTATTCTTGGTGCTGGCGCTGGCGGAACCATGATCGCCACGAAAATGAGAAAGCTCTTGAGTGAAAGAGAATGGGAAATAACGCTGATTGACCGGGATCCCGTCCATCACTATCAGCCCGGTTGGTTGCTGGTTCCATTTGGTGTCGATACCCCGCAGGGATGCGTGCGGCCCAAGAAGGACTTTATCAGCCGTGGCGTCAATTTCGTGCTTGATACGATCACGGCTGTTGATCCTATTCAGCGCAAGGTTGAATGCAAAAACAGCTCGCACACTTACGACTGGATTGTTGTTGCCTCTGGCGCAAGAATTGCTCCTGACGAAGTGCCCGGCCTTCTGGACGACTGGGGCGGCAAGATCCACAATTTCTACACCCATGACGGCGCAGCGGCACTTGGCGACAAGCTGAAGCACTTCAAGAAGGGCCGTCTTGTTCTCCACATTTGCGAAACTCCTATCAAGTGCCCGGTCGCGCCCCTGGAATTTGTGTACATGGCCGACTGGTACCTGCAAAAAATGGGCGTGCGCAAAGATGTGGAGATTGAGCTTGTCACGCCGCTTACGGGTGCCTTCACCAAGCCTGTGGCAAACAACATTCTTGGCGCGCTGTGCGAGCAGAAGGGCATCAAGGTCACAACCAACTGGACTGTGGACAGCGTTGAAGCCGACCGCGCCGTGATCTCTTCTGTGACGGGCGATGAAATCCCCTACGACCTGCTGGTGAGCATTCCCCCGAACCTTGGGCAGGAATTCCTTATCGAATCTGAAGTTTCCGACGTGACCGGCTTCATCGATACGGACAAGGAACTGCTGAAGTCCAAGAAGTTCGAGAACATGTACATCATCGGCGACGCAACAAACGTCCCCGCGTCAAAAGCCGGGTCTGTGGCCCACTTTGAAGCGGACGTGATCGCCCAGAACCTGATGGCCGACATTGAAGGAACCGACAACTATTACAGGTTTGACGGCCACACCAACTGCTTTATCGTCACAGGTTTTGAAAAGGCCTCGCTCATCGACTTCAGCTACGCTGTGGAACCCCTGCCGGGTATGTTCCCGCTGCCTGGCGTTGGCCCCTTTGAGCTGCTGGGCGAAAGCCACATCAACTACTGGGGTAAGCTCATGTTCAAGTGGGTGTACTACAACCTCATGCTGAAAGGCCATGAACTCCCGTTTGAACCCAATATGTATCTTGCAGGGAAAGATACCTCCTTGCTGAGAAGCAAGTAG
- a CDS encoding DUF1641 domain-containing protein, whose translation MTPEDKILERLEAIEGRLSDLQASKESSSMLLSELTPIGNHAFRLIVEEMETLNGRVTLDDILDLGRKGLLTVPRLTWLLDQLENATDLWKILHPAFAPTFPHIIEKMGEWEKDGVFEKMSALKNAGGNLLGSMSPEDIAKTGEGLAFLISQLQRLADPDLQAKITNLIGMLGEIDTANVKPTGVFGLIGALGSAEGKQTLGLLAELIKVAGKFTAQSASK comes from the coding sequence ATGACACCTGAAGATAAAATTCTTGAGCGGCTGGAAGCCATTGAAGGCAGGCTCAGCGACCTTCAAGCGAGCAAGGAAAGCAGCAGCATGCTGCTGAGCGAGCTGACGCCCATTGGAAACCATGCCTTCCGCCTGATTGTTGAAGAGATGGAAACCCTCAACGGCAGGGTTACGCTTGACGATATTCTGGATCTGGGCCGAAAGGGCTTGCTGACTGTTCCCCGGCTTACGTGGCTGCTCGACCAGCTCGAGAACGCCACCGATCTGTGGAAGATTCTGCACCCTGCGTTTGCGCCGACCTTTCCGCACATCATTGAAAAAATGGGCGAGTGGGAAAAGGATGGCGTGTTTGAAAAGATGTCTGCGCTTAAAAACGCCGGTGGCAACCTGCTTGGCTCCATGAGCCCGGAAGACATTGCCAAAACAGGCGAGGGCCTGGCCTTTTTGATCAGCCAGTTGCAGCGCCTTGCCGACCCCGACCTGCAAGCCAAGATCACGAACCTGATCGGCATGCTGGGCGAGATCGACACTGCCAACGTGAAGCCCACGGGCGTTTTTGGCCTTATTGGGGCGCTTGGCAGTGCGGAAGGCAAACAGACCCTGGGCCTGCTTGCCGAACTGATAAAAGTGGCAGGCAAGTTCACGGCGCAGAGCGCGTCCAAATAA